CGGGCCACGCCCCTCCTCGTCACTCGGATGGCCTAGCGGTGGACGTCTCAGTCGTGGTGTTGACCTGGGAAGACTTCGAGCGCACCCGGGCCTGTGTCAGGTCCCTGCCGGCCGAAGCGGAAACGGTGGTGGTGGACAACGGCAGCGCCGCCGGCATCGCCGACGCGCTGCGGGCCATGTGCGCCGGGACCGGCGCCACCTACATCCGCTCGGAGACGAACCTCGGCTACGCCCGGGGCATGAACCTCGGCGTCCGGCACAGCACCCGCTCGCGGGTGGTGCTGTCCAACAACGACATCGAGGTACGCCCCGGCGCGGTCGAGCGGCTGGCCGCGGAACTCGACGACCCGACGGTGGGTGCCGCGTTCCCGAAGGTGCTCGACGTGGACGGCGTGGACCGAACCGCCGCCGGCCGGTTCCTGACGGTTCGCGCCGGCGTGGCGCACGCCACCGGGCTCAGCCTCGTCGCCCCGAGGCTGCGGATCGTCGCGCCGCCGGAGCGGGGGGACTGGCTCTCCGGGCCGTTCGTGGCGATCCGGCGGGAGACGCTGGAGCGGATCGGCGGCGTCGACGAGTCGTCCTTCTTCTACTCGGAGGACCTGCGACTGTGCTGGGCGGTCCGCCGGCTGGGGCTGCGCCTGGCGTACCTGCCGGACGCCGTGGTCAGGCACGAGGACGACGCCAGCGCCAAGCGCCGGTGGCCGGCGGAGGAGATCGCCCGCCGGCAGACCCGGGAGTTCATCCGGGCCAGCCGCGAGCTGGCCGGGTGGCGGGGCACCGTCGCCTGTTCCGCGTACACCCTCGGGGTGCTGGCGCGGGCCGCGGTGGGCGGCGGCGCCCGCCGGGCGGTCGCCCGGGGCGCGCTGGAAGGCATGGCCGCCCGATGAGGGTGCTGTTCGTCTGCACCACAGGCGGGTCCGGCCGGCGGCAGCTCGGCGGTGCCGAGCGTTTCCTGACCGAGATGCTGCCGGCGCTCGCCGACCGGGGCGTGGACGTGGTCGCCGCCACCGGCGACGACGAGGTGGCGGCGGCGCTGCGGACCGCGGGCGTGCGGTGGCTGCCGCTCGCCGCCGCCGGGCGGGTCGACCTCGGCTACGCGCGGCGGATCCGGGCGCTCGTCGACGAACTGCGGCCGGACGTGGTCAGCGCGCACCTGCTCTCCGCCGCCATGCACGCCCGCGCCGGACTGGGCGTGCGCGGCCGGCGCACGCCGCTCGTGGTGACGCTGCACAACAGCCTCTGGCAGTATCGCGACGCGGCGGGGTCGCTGCGGGCGAAGGCGGCCGTGCAGGCGAACATCGCCACGGACCTGATGTTGCGCCGGCTCCGGCCGCACGCGACGGTCGCGGTTTCCGCCTTCGAGGCCCGGGAGCTGCGGGTACGCGGACGGGTGCGGGACGTGCGGGTGATCACGAACCCGCTGCCGGCGATCTGGCCGGAGGCGACCGACCGGCCCGGGCCCGCGCCGGACGAGCCGGTCCGGGTCGGCTTCCTCGGCCGGCTGGAACGGGAAAAGGGCGCGGACCTGCTGCCGGCCGTCGCGGCGGCGCTGCCGGACGTCGAGTTCCTGGTCGCCGGCGCCGGCGACCTGCCGCTCGCCGCCCGGCCGAACCTGCACCTGATCGGGCGGGTGGACGCGGCGCCCTTCCTGCACCGGATCCACTGCCTGCTGGTGCCGTCCCGGGTGGAGGCGTTCGGGCGCAGCGCGCTGGAGGCGATGTCGCTCGGCGTACCGGTGGTGCACTCCGGGGTGGGTGGCCTGGCCGAGGTCACCGCGGCCGGCGACGGCGTGCTCGCGTACCGGGCGGAGCCGACCCCGGCGGCGATGGCCGCCGCGGTGCGCACGGCCACCGGGCCGCAGGCGTGGGACGAGCGTCGCCGCGAGCTGGCCCGGGAGTACGCGACCCGGCACTCCTTCGCCGGCTGCGTGGACGACTGGCTCGACCTCTACCGGACGGTTTCCCGTGCCGCCGGCTGAACGTCGACTCTGGTCGGTCGCGCTCCCGTTCGCGCTCGGCGTGGCCCTGCTGCTGGCGACCTGGGACGCGGGGGCGGCGGTCACGCTCGCGTTCGCCGTCGGCGCGTCGGTTGCCGCCCGCGCCCGGATGTGGGCGCTCGCCGCGTGCGCCACCGTGTGGACCGCCGCGCTGCTCGCCGTGCGGGTGCTGCCCGGCCCGTACGACTCGTGGGCGGGTCGCGGGGTGCTGCCGGTGCTCGCCGGTTACGTGACCGTCTTCCTGCTGGCGTGGGCGGCCGGGCGGCGGCTGGTCGAGCGGCGGGACGGCGGACGGCCGCCGCCGGACCTGCCCCGGCCGAAACCGTCTCGCCCGGAGCTGTCCTGGCCGTCCGAGCGGCGCCTGCGGGCGTACCTGTTCGTGCTGCTCGGCGTGGCGGTGGTGACCGCGGCGGTCCGCTTCCGCGGCACCCTGCCGCCGCTGCTCGCCGACAACCCGGACGCCGCCCGGCAGGTGCTCCGCGAGCAGTCCAACCTGGTCGTCGGCCTGCTGTCCGAGGCGTGGACGCTCGGCATGGCCGTCTCGCTGCTGCGCGCGCTGTCCGGACGCCGGCCGGCGCTGCCGCTCTACTACGCGCTGACCGCGGTGTTCACCGTCGGCGCGGCGCTCGGCGCGAGCAAGAACTCGGTGCTCGTCGGCATCGCGCCGGCGCTGATCACCGCGCTGTCGGTGCGGCGTACCCGGGGTCGGGCCGCGGCGTTCCTGGCCGCGCGGACGCCCGTGGTGCTGCTGATCGGCGCGGCGGCGCTCGGCGCGGCGGTGTTCCTCGGCGGGCAGCGCACCATGGCCGGCACCGGCACGTTCGAGACCGAGTTCCGCGCCCGCTACGGCAGCAACGCGCTGACCAGCAGCGCCGGGTCGCTCGACCTGTCGCTGAGTTCCTCCACCGAGACGTTCGGGCGGGTCTGGTCGCAGCGGGCGCACCTGGAGCCCCGGCACGGCACCTACTCGCTGACGTTCCTCGGCTCTCGGGTCGAGCCGATCGTCGGCAAGGCCGACCTGTACGGCTTGACCGCCCAGCTCAGCCAGCCGTACCTGATGAACACCGCCACCTTCGTGGCCATCCCGCTGCTCGACTGGGGTCCGCTCGGCGCGGCGGTCTTCCTGGCCGTGCTCGGCCTGGCGGTCGGCGGGACCGAACGGTGGTTCGAGTTCTCCGCCGCGCCGGCCGGGCAACTGGCCCGGGCGTTCGTCGTCTACTTCGCGCTGTTCGGCGTCTACGAGCTGTACCCCCTGATCTATCCGACCTGGTTGAGCCTGGTGCCCGGCCTGGTGATCCTGCACCGGCTGGGGAGGACCACGACGTGACCGGGACGCCGTTCGACGGGCTGACGGTGGTGACCGTGCTCTACCGGTCCGCCGGCATGCTCGCCGAGACGCTGCCCACCTGGGTACGCGCCGCGGGCGACCTGCCGGTCCGGTTCGTCTTCGCCGACCACCAGCCGGCCGACGGGTGCGCCGACGTCGTCGCCGGTCACCTGCCCGCCGGCCGGTACGCCTACCTGCCCGACGGGTCGAACCCGGGCTTCGCGGCCGGCTGCAACCGCGCCGTGGCGACCGTCGACACGTCCCACGTGCTGCTGCTCAACCCGGACGTGTGGCTGCCCGACGACGCGCTGGCCCGGATCTGCGCCGCCGTCGCCGCGCACCCGGACGGCCCGATCGCGGTGGGCCTGGCCATGCACGGCGGCGAGTACGTGGGCATCGACCTGAACCCGCTGTCGCTCTTCATCGACCGGCCAGCCACGGTCGGCCGGGCCCCGCTCGGCCCGTCCGGCGGGGCGGCGGTGTTCCCGACCGCGCTGTTCCGCCGGTTCGACGGCTTCTGGGAGCACCTGTTCGCCTGGGGCGAGGACGCCGACCTGGCGTTCCGGCTCTACGCCGCCGGCCTGCGCACGCGCGGGCTGGACCTGGTGCTGCCGCACGCCGGTGGGCACAGCGTGTCCGGCGACCACGGGCTGTCCGGGTTCCGGGCGTACCTGCTGGCCCGTAACCGGCTGCTGGTGGCGGCGCGCACGTTCACCGGGCCGCTGCTGCTCGTCGCGCTGCCGGTCCTCGCGCTGGCGCACGTCGCGCTTGCCGCCCGGCGGATCCGGCAGGGCCTGCTGCGGCCGTTCCTGCGCGGCGTCGGGCGCGGGCTGGTCGAGGCGCCGGCCGCCCGCCGGCAGTGGACCGGCAGCCGGTTCGGCTTCGCGTCGCTGCGCGGCTTTCTCACCGCCCGGGAGGCCCGATGACGCACCAGTGGACCGTGGTGACTGTCGCCCACAACTCGGCCGGGACGCTGCGCCGCTGCTGGCGCGACCGGAAGCCGTACGAGTGGCTGGTGGTCGACAACGCCTCCGCGGACGACTCCGCCGCGGTCGCCGCCGAGCTGGGCGCACGGGTCATCCGGCTGCCGGCGAACGTCGGCTTCGCCCGCGCGAACAACGTGGCACTGCGCGAGGCCACCGGCCGCTACGTCCTGTTCGCCAACCCGGACCTGGAGGTACGCGCCGACGACCTGCCCGTGCTGGCCGGGCACCTGGACGTCCACGGCGGTCTGGTCGCGCCGCAACTGCTCGGCACCGACGGCACACCGCAGGCCAACGGGCGCGGATTCCCGTACGCCACCGCCAAGCTCGGCAACCGGAACGTCTGGCCGCTGTCCCGGCTGCACGCCTCGTACCGGCAGGT
The genomic region above belongs to Micromonospora sp. WMMD1128 and contains:
- a CDS encoding glycosyltransferase family 2 protein, coding for MDVSVVVLTWEDFERTRACVRSLPAEAETVVVDNGSAAGIADALRAMCAGTGATYIRSETNLGYARGMNLGVRHSTRSRVVLSNNDIEVRPGAVERLAAELDDPTVGAAFPKVLDVDGVDRTAAGRFLTVRAGVAHATGLSLVAPRLRIVAPPERGDWLSGPFVAIRRETLERIGGVDESSFFYSEDLRLCWAVRRLGLRLAYLPDAVVRHEDDASAKRRWPAEEIARRQTREFIRASRELAGWRGTVACSAYTLGVLARAAVGGGARRAVARGALEGMAAR
- a CDS encoding glycosyltransferase family 4 protein, whose product is MRVLFVCTTGGSGRRQLGGAERFLTEMLPALADRGVDVVAATGDDEVAAALRTAGVRWLPLAAAGRVDLGYARRIRALVDELRPDVVSAHLLSAAMHARAGLGVRGRRTPLVVTLHNSLWQYRDAAGSLRAKAAVQANIATDLMLRRLRPHATVAVSAFEARELRVRGRVRDVRVITNPLPAIWPEATDRPGPAPDEPVRVGFLGRLEREKGADLLPAVAAALPDVEFLVAGAGDLPLAARPNLHLIGRVDAAPFLHRIHCLLVPSRVEAFGRSALEAMSLGVPVVHSGVGGLAEVTAAGDGVLAYRAEPTPAAMAAAVRTATGPQAWDERRRELAREYATRHSFAGCVDDWLDLYRTVSRAAG
- a CDS encoding glycosyltransferase, which produces MTGTPFDGLTVVTVLYRSAGMLAETLPTWVRAAGDLPVRFVFADHQPADGCADVVAGHLPAGRYAYLPDGSNPGFAAGCNRAVATVDTSHVLLLNPDVWLPDDALARICAAVAAHPDGPIAVGLAMHGGEYVGIDLNPLSLFIDRPATVGRAPLGPSGGAAVFPTALFRRFDGFWEHLFAWGEDADLAFRLYAAGLRTRGLDLVLPHAGGHSVSGDHGLSGFRAYLLARNRLLVAARTFTGPLLLVALPVLALAHVALAARRIRQGLLRPFLRGVGRGLVEAPAARRQWTGSRFGFASLRGFLTAREAR
- a CDS encoding glycosyltransferase, with product MTHQWTVVTVAHNSAGTLRRCWRDRKPYEWLVVDNASADDSAAVAAELGARVIRLPANVGFARANNVALREATGRYVLFANPDLEVRADDLPVLAGHLDVHGGLVAPQLLGTDGTPQANGRGFPYATAKLGNRNVWPLSRLHASYRQVVAPGETRYVAWVMGAAVAGRTADVAALGGWNERFFLYYEDHELGLRAWRRGLAVAVRGDVRWTHHWARATNSVRWSRAHNLELRSARTFFGMFPEFLVGLPRPERRHREAARLVGSPVPDGAGPVTRGT